The Zobellia alginiliquefaciens genome contains a region encoding:
- a CDS encoding M14 family metallopeptidase, producing MQRISIPYSPLLCIFLLAALFIFFSCETEQQDKTEDYKTHFELSNGTETATYLETIDFYIRLAKEFPEINMQTIGETDSGYPLHIITYNPDGDFNFQKIADNKTILFINNGIHPGESDGIDATMLLYRDFATGKLNAPKNTVLVTIPIYNIGGALNRNSTTRANQNGPISYGFRGNTLNYDLNRDFIKADTKNARTFFEIFHMVNPDIFIDNHVSNGADYQYTLTHLFTQHNKLGGNLGDYVHNKMMPTLEKSLQIADWEITPYVNVFNQVPEKGFSQFMDYPRYSTGYTSLWNTLGMMVETHMLKPYKQRVEGTYMLMTKMIDLAETDSKQIKQLRAEAKYRHKEWSHYPTKWQIDTTKTTILDFKGYEADTLTSVVTGLTRLKYDRTRPFNKKTPYQNFYTPTDSIEIPEAYILKKGWRRVISLLELNEINYTTFQKDTMLTVQSYKIESYNTVDKPYEGHYPHYDTEVKNSTEKIKFQQGDILIPTDQKGIRYILETLEPETKDSFFNWNFFDSVLQQKEGFSPYVFEDEAAKLLEENQTLKDSFLYKKANDSLFNTNWYAQLDWLFKRSDHYESSHMQYPVYRIMKE from the coding sequence ATGCAACGAATATCTATACCCTACAGTCCTCTTTTATGCATTTTTCTTCTTGCGGCCCTATTCATTTTTTTCTCGTGCGAAACGGAGCAACAAGATAAAACCGAGGACTATAAAACCCACTTTGAACTCAGCAACGGCACCGAAACCGCAACATATCTAGAGACCATAGATTTCTACATTAGGCTAGCCAAAGAATTTCCTGAAATAAACATGCAGACCATTGGAGAAACAGATAGTGGCTACCCGTTACATATAATCACCTACAATCCGGATGGCGACTTTAATTTTCAGAAAATAGCAGATAACAAGACCATACTTTTTATTAATAACGGTATTCACCCTGGTGAAAGTGATGGGATTGATGCCACAATGTTGTTATACAGAGATTTTGCAACTGGCAAATTAAATGCTCCAAAAAACACCGTATTGGTAACTATTCCAATTTATAATATTGGAGGAGCTTTGAATAGAAACAGCACCACAAGGGCCAATCAAAATGGTCCTATTTCCTATGGCTTTAGGGGCAACACTCTAAATTACGACCTCAATCGAGATTTTATTAAGGCAGACACTAAAAACGCACGTACGTTTTTTGAAATCTTCCATATGGTCAACCCTGATATCTTTATTGACAACCATGTTAGTAACGGCGCTGATTACCAATACACCCTTACCCACTTATTTACTCAACACAACAAGTTAGGAGGCAACTTGGGTGATTACGTTCATAATAAAATGATGCCTACCCTAGAAAAGTCTTTGCAAATAGCAGATTGGGAGATAACACCTTATGTGAATGTTTTTAATCAAGTTCCGGAAAAGGGGTTTTCCCAATTCATGGATTACCCCAGATATTCCACAGGCTATACCTCATTATGGAATACTTTGGGCATGATGGTAGAAACCCACATGCTCAAACCCTATAAACAAAGAGTAGAAGGCACATATATGTTGATGACCAAAATGATTGATTTAGCTGAAACCGATTCAAAACAAATAAAGCAATTACGGGCCGAAGCAAAGTACAGACATAAGGAATGGAGCCACTACCCTACCAAATGGCAGATAGACACCACAAAAACAACCATTTTAGATTTTAAGGGGTATGAAGCCGATACGCTAACCAGTGTAGTAACAGGGCTCACAAGACTAAAATATGACAGGACCCGACCTTTTAATAAAAAAACACCATATCAAAACTTCTATACACCAACAGATTCTATTGAAATTCCTGAAGCTTACATACTTAAAAAGGGTTGGCGCAGGGTTATTTCACTTTTGGAACTCAATGAAATAAATTATACAACATTCCAAAAGGATACTATGCTCACAGTGCAATCCTATAAAATAGAAAGTTACAACACTGTAGACAAACCTTACGAAGGCCATTATCCGCATTATGATACAGAAGTAAAAAACTCAACTGAAAAAATAAAATTTCAACAAGGAGATATTTTGATTCCTACGGATCAGAAAGGCATTCGTTATATATTGGAGACCTTAGAGCCGGAAACCAAAGATTCATTCTTTAACTGGAACTTTTTCGATTCGGTCTTGCAGCAAAAAGAAGGATTCTCTCCATACGTTTTTGAAGATGAAGCCGCCAAATTATTAGAGGAAAACCAGACTTTAAAGGATAGTTTTCTATACAAAAAAGCCAATGATTCTCTTTTTAACACTAACTGGTATGCGCAGTTAGACTGGCTATTTAAGCGTTCTGACCACTACGAGAGTAGCCACATGCAATACCCTGTTTATAGAATTATGAAAGAGTAA
- a CDS encoding response regulator, producing the protein MNKIESICIIDDDPITVFGIQKMLSLVVDCNDISVYRNGKMAIQGIKQRIEENKKVPQVIFLDINMPIMDGWQFLDEFITLKLTEKVRVNIITSSIDTFDLQNWEEFKKKTCHTITFNNKPIRKEHVAEITKIA; encoded by the coding sequence ATGAACAAAATTGAAAGCATTTGTATTATTGATGATGACCCTATTACCGTTTTTGGCATTCAAAAGATGTTAAGCCTAGTGGTTGATTGCAATGATATTAGCGTATACCGCAATGGCAAAATGGCCATTCAAGGGATTAAGCAGCGAATCGAGGAAAATAAAAAAGTACCCCAGGTTATTTTTTTAGATATAAACATGCCTATTATGGACGGGTGGCAATTTCTAGATGAGTTCATCACCCTTAAACTAACCGAAAAAGTACGAGTAAATATCATTACATCTTCCATAGACACCTTCGATTTACAGAACTGGGAAGAGTTCAAGAAAAAAACATGCCATACCATTACCTTTAACAACAAACCTATCCGTAAGGAACACGTTGCCGAGATTACCAAAATTGCATAG
- a CDS encoding sensor histidine kinase: MTLSGTTTIANNPLVKQLPTATVFTNKKFEVIYASDKFFADFGFDSKNTFGRPINELFTTLSEDWENTLYHCLSDKPDHSNLNYSLSSASGPNCYKWTCTAWQNEDDSTIGLIINFEDITDKKFRKEQVNTLQSLLDAMCEISKIGVWDYNIENDKLICCDTVRVIYEVGNEHVFSFDNAIASYKDGHNRNTISMLVHETINKGTSWSEKLQLNTAKGNQIWVQVAGIPTYSDGKIVGIKGTLQNIEEQVQSETKTKENELLLRTLIDNLPLNVFIKDTESRKILVNKSECDYMGVDSADELLGKSDFELFNKDIALISRSEDLQVMETLTPILGRETISETKDGRISTFLTSKIPLKGNNGKAQGLVGISMDISDLKQKEQELRDLINVTSQQNKKLVNFAHIVSHNLRSHTANFSMLLDFLANEKNEEEKSNIITMLTQASDNLLETLENLNEVVAINTNINLEKKPVRLNQRIVSVKRNLKAFLVNNNAKIVNAISEHTSIKVIPAYIDSILMNFITNAVKYRHPDRPPLITLNTVNENGYVVLSIEDNGLGIDLKKYGNKLFGMYKTFHDHSDARGIGLYITKNQIEAMNGKVTVASKVGLGTTFKIYFNEQN, translated from the coding sequence ATGACCTTGAGCGGAACCACAACCATAGCAAATAACCCCCTAGTAAAACAGCTGCCTACAGCAACTGTTTTTACGAACAAAAAGTTCGAGGTTATTTATGCGTCCGACAAGTTTTTTGCCGATTTTGGTTTTGACTCAAAAAATACATTTGGCAGACCCATAAACGAATTATTCACAACACTCAGCGAGGATTGGGAAAACACCCTATACCACTGTCTTTCAGACAAACCCGACCACTCAAATTTAAATTATAGCTTAAGTAGCGCCTCCGGCCCTAACTGTTATAAATGGACATGTACCGCATGGCAAAATGAAGACGACAGTACTATTGGCCTCATTATTAATTTTGAGGATATTACAGATAAGAAGTTTAGAAAAGAACAGGTAAACACACTTCAATCCCTTCTGGATGCCATGTGCGAGATAAGCAAAATTGGTGTTTGGGATTACAACATTGAAAATGATAAGCTCATATGTTGCGACACCGTTCGCGTGATTTATGAAGTAGGCAACGAGCATGTGTTCTCTTTTGATAACGCAATAGCTTCGTATAAAGATGGGCACAACAGAAATACAATTTCAATGTTGGTTCATGAAACCATCAACAAGGGCACATCTTGGAGCGAAAAATTACAATTGAATACCGCAAAAGGCAATCAAATTTGGGTACAAGTAGCTGGCATACCCACATATTCAGATGGTAAAATTGTAGGTATTAAAGGAACATTACAGAACATTGAGGAACAGGTTCAATCAGAAACCAAGACCAAGGAAAATGAGCTGTTGCTACGAACCCTAATTGACAACTTACCTCTTAATGTATTTATAAAAGATACAGAATCTAGAAAAATTCTGGTCAACAAATCCGAATGCGACTACATGGGCGTGGATAGCGCTGATGAGTTATTAGGAAAGAGTGACTTTGAACTTTTCAACAAGGATATTGCATTAATTTCCAGATCGGAAGATTTACAGGTAATGGAAACTCTTACACCTATTTTAGGCAGGGAAACCATTAGTGAAACTAAAGACGGTAGAATCTCTACATTCCTTACATCAAAAATTCCACTGAAGGGAAATAATGGTAAAGCACAAGGTCTAGTAGGCATCAGTATGGATATCTCGGACCTTAAACAAAAGGAACAGGAACTACGTGATTTAATTAATGTTACCTCGCAACAGAACAAAAAACTAGTGAATTTTGCACATATTGTTTCTCACAATTTGCGCTCTCATACCGCCAATTTCTCAATGTTATTGGATTTTCTTGCCAATGAGAAAAACGAGGAAGAGAAATCTAACATCATAACAATGCTCACCCAAGCTTCAGACAATTTACTTGAAACTTTGGAAAATCTAAACGAGGTAGTAGCAATCAATACAAATATTAATCTTGAGAAAAAGCCTGTAAGGTTAAATCAGCGTATTGTTTCCGTAAAACGAAATCTCAAAGCATTTTTAGTAAATAATAATGCTAAAATAGTAAATGCTATTTCCGAACACACGAGTATTAAAGTTATACCGGCATATATTGACAGTATTCTAATGAATTTCATCACTAATGCAGTAAAATACAGACATCCGGACAGACCACCGTTAATTACCTTAAATACGGTTAATGAGAATGGTTATGTAGTGTTATCCATTGAGGATAACGGACTGGGTATTGATCTTAAAAAATACGGAAACAAATTATTTGGCATGTACAAAACCTTTCACGATCATAGTGACGCCAGAGGCATAGGTCTTTACATTACTAAAAACCAAATAGAGGCAATGAACGGCAAAGTGACAGTTGCCAGTAAGGTAGGCCTTGGCACTACCTTCAAAATATATTTTAATGAACAAAATTGA
- the coaD gene encoding pantetheine-phosphate adenylyltransferase: MRRAIFPGSFDPLTLGHSDIIQRGITLFDEIIISIGVNADKKYMFSLEQRMKFIEDAFKDEPKIKVLTYQGLTVDFCKKVNAQFILRGLRNPGDFEFEKAIAHTNRKLSEIETVFLLTSSGKSYISSSIVRDVIRNGGDYTSLVPDTVRTL, encoded by the coding sequence ATGAGACGTGCAATATTTCCTGGTTCCTTTGACCCACTTACCCTAGGTCATTCTGATATTATTCAAAGGGGTATTACCTTGTTTGATGAGATTATAATTTCTATTGGTGTAAATGCCGATAAAAAATATATGTTTTCCCTGGAACAGCGCATGAAGTTTATTGAGGACGCTTTTAAAGATGAACCTAAAATAAAAGTACTTACATACCAAGGGCTCACTGTAGATTTTTGTAAGAAAGTGAATGCCCAATTTATTTTAAGGGGATTGCGAAACCCTGGGGATTTTGAATTTGAAAAAGCTATAGCTCACACAAACAGAAAGTTGTCTGAAATAGAAACCGTATTTTTATTAACATCCTCAGGAAAATCCTACATTAGTTCTTCAATTGTGCGAGACGTCATCCGAAATGGAGGAGATTACACCAGTCTTGTGCCTGATACTGTCCGCACATTATAG